A portion of the Magnolia sinica isolate HGM2019 chromosome 17, MsV1, whole genome shotgun sequence genome contains these proteins:
- the LOC131231458 gene encoding uncharacterized protein LOC131231458 → MSIEAKFEASMTQMQEFRMIVEQQFAELRQQITYQSQLLHRSPDTAASQAHRRSGEPSSIREDSATTPSMEQICQLRDIRGRTVASGRMVSDTTGIPPECIRVVIDDINVRTAELFNDDRTFEDIQLGEIVVWPKFLMRI, encoded by the exons ATGtccattgaggctaaatttgaagCATCAATGACTCAAATGCAAGAATTTCGTATGATTGTTGAGCAACAATTTGCTGAACTTAGGCAACAAATTACTTATCAAAGCCAACTACTTCACCGCTCCCCTGATACAGCTGCATCTCAG gcccaccgtcgatctggtgaGCCCTCAAGTATTCGAGAAGACTCTGCAACAACTCCATCGATGGAACAAATTTGCCAATTGAGAGATATCCGTGGTCGGACTGTTGCTAGTGGGCGGATGGTGTCAGATACTACAGGCATCCCTCCAGAATGCATCAgagttgtaatagatgatatcaatgttcgcacagcagagttgtttaatgatgacaggacatttgaagatattcaattgggtgaaattgttgtctggcccaaattcctgatgagaatttga